The genomic region CCTGCGGGCCGGCCGCACGGTCCTGGTGGCCGCGCACGGCAACTCGCTGCGAGCCCTGGTCAAGCACCTCGACCACATCAGCGACACCGACATCGCCGGGCTCAACATCCCGACCGGCATCCCGCTGCGGTACGAGCTCGACGACGACCTGGGCGTGCTGAGCTCGGGATATCTCGACCCGGATGCGGCCGCGAGTGCTGCGGCCGCCGTCGCCGCCCAGGGGAAGAAGTAACGGAAAAGGTAACGACGATCAGCCTCCAGGCCCGCGGTACCCGCGCGGGCCTGGCGCGTCGTCCCGGGGGAGTCGCCGGACCGGGCGCCGGTCAGGACGAGGCGATGTCCCCGGTGACCAGGTAGATCACCCGGCGGGCCACGGAAACGGCGTGGTCGGCGTACCGCTCGTAGTAGCGGCCGCAGAGGGTGATGTCGATCGCGGCCTCCATGCCGTGCGGCCAGGGCTTCTCGATCAGCACCCGGAACAGGGTGCGGTGCAGCCCGTCCATCGCGTCGTCGTCCGACTCGAGCTGCTTGGCGAGCTCGGTGTCCCGGCTGGCGATCACCGAACCGGCCTTCGCGACGATCCGCTGCGCGACCTGACCCATCTCCAGCAGGGTCCCGCGCAGCTCCGGCGGGACCGCCCGGCCGGGGTACCGGCGGCGCGCCACCTTCGCCACGTGCAGCGCCAGGTCGCCCATCCGCTCCAGGTCGGCGACCATCCGCAGGGTGGTGACCATCATCCGCAGGTCGGTGGCGACCGGCGCCTGGCGCGCCATGACGTCGAACGCCCGCTCCTCGATCTCGTTGCGCAGCAGGTCGACGGTCTCGTCCCCGCTGATGACGTTCTCGGCGAGCTGGAGGTCGGCGTCGAGGAGGGCGGTCGTCGCCCGGGCCATGGCCGAGGCGACCAGGTTGGTCATCTCGATCAGGGACTGGTTGATGCTTTCGAGTTCATCGGTGAAGGCGTCCCGCACGGACGGCTCCTCCTGTTCGCTAGTGGGCCGAGGGGCGGCTGTGGGGTGGTGGGGGCGGCTGTCGGGAGGGGGCGGTTGTCGGATGGGGCGTGGACCGAACGAACCGAACTATGGGACGAATCGCCGCGATCGCGATGACGGCGCTGTGTCGCGCCGAACCTCGACGATGATGCGCACCTCTCGCGGTCCGGTGAACATCGACGATAGGTCCGATGAACAACTGGCGACCATCGGCGGTGGAGGCTTGCGGAGCGATGCCCGGGCGGCGCGCAGGCACCTAGCATGCGGCGAGTGGGTGACAGGTCGGCGGATGCCGTGACAACCGGTGCACACCACACCGAGCCGCCCCCGCCTACCGGGCGGCCCGACACGATGGATGGACGATGACGGTGGTACCCGGCAGCAGCGCCCCGCCAACCGGCCCCGACGGGGGCACGGAAGGCGGAACGATGCTGCCCGCGAAGCTGGTCCGACGGGTCATCTCCGGTCTGC from Frankia alni ACN14a harbors:
- the phoU gene encoding phosphate signaling complex protein PhoU, with translation MRDAFTDELESINQSLIEMTNLVASAMARATTALLDADLQLAENVISGDETVDLLRNEIEERAFDVMARQAPVATDLRMMVTTLRMVADLERMGDLALHVAKVARRRYPGRAVPPELRGTLLEMGQVAQRIVAKAGSVIASRDTELAKQLESDDDAMDGLHRTLFRVLIEKPWPHGMEAAIDITLCGRYYERYADHAVSVARRVIYLVTGDIASS